In the genome of Chryseobacterium oryzae, one region contains:
- a CDS encoding VOC family protein has product MATVNVYITFNGNCRQAFEFYQSVFGGEIPYMGTFGEMPASDGKKLPEEDKNRIMHVCLPISKETMLMGSDIMGDYPFKEGNNYAISINAESKGEANRLFEGLSDEGIVTMPLQDTFWGAYFGMFTDKFGIQWMVNYDDPEKMQQHP; this is encoded by the coding sequence ATGGCAACAGTAAATGTATATATTACTTTCAATGGAAACTGCAGACAGGCTTTTGAATTTTATCAGTCAGTTTTTGGCGGAGAAATTCCATACATGGGAACTTTCGGCGAAATGCCTGCATCAGACGGTAAAAAATTACCGGAAGAAGATAAAAACAGAATTATGCATGTTTGTTTACCGATTTCTAAAGAAACCATGTTGATGGGAAGCGATATTATGGGAGATTATCCTTTTAAAGAAGGAAATAACTATGCGATTTCTATTAATGCAGAATCTAAGGGGGAAGCAAACAGGCTTTTTGAAGGTCTTTCGGATGAAGGAATTGTAACCATGCCTTTGCAAGACACTTTTTGGGGAGCTTATTTTGGAATGTTTACAGACAAATTTGGAATCCAATGGATGGTTAATTATGATGATCCTGAAAAAATGCAACAACATCCTTAA
- a CDS encoding VOC family protein has protein sequence MKLGAFSISLSVKDLLKSKEFYEILGFKEMGGSVEQNYLIMKNGTTLIGLFQAMFDGNMLTFNPGWDENAQNLEIFDDVREIQKHLKNNKVELQKEADENSSGPEHIYLKDPDGNMILIDQHR, from the coding sequence ATGAAATTAGGTGCATTTTCTATTAGTTTGAGTGTGAAAGACCTCTTGAAATCTAAAGAGTTTTATGAAATACTCGGCTTTAAAGAAATGGGTGGAAGCGTAGAGCAAAACTATCTTATAATGAAGAACGGAACCACACTTATCGGGCTTTTTCAGGCAATGTTTGATGGGAATATGCTCACTTTCAATCCGGGTTGGGATGAAAATGCGCAAAACTTGGAAATTTTTGATGATGTAAGAGAAATTCAGAAACATTTGAAAAATAATAAAGTAGAATTGCAAAAAGAAGCAGACGAAAACTCTTCTGGACCGGAACATATTTATCTTAAAGATCCCGACGGAAATATGATTCTTATAGACCAGCACAGATAG